CATCCTCTAGCCCAATTCTGGCACGAGCGTTGCACCGCCTTCGCAGGCGCAGTACGATCCGCGAGGGCTTTTTGCTTATTGGAAGGAATGCATACCTATGAGTCCGGTAACCCATTTTCTGATGGGGTGGGTCGTTGCCAACAAGTGGAGGGTGTCAGACCTTGACTCTTGACATAGCGTTAGCATCGGCATAAGCTTCCCCCATGGGAAGACCGCTGAGGATAGAATACCCGGGTGCACTGTATCACGTAACGAGTCGTGGGAATGAAAGGAAGAAGATCTTTCTTGACGACTCGGACAGGATAAAGTTTCTCGGAATGCTGGAGGATTATCACGAGCGGTATGGCATCCTCATCCACAGCTATGTCCTGATGGACAACCATTACCATCTGGTCATTGAGACCCCGCACGGCAATCTTGTGAAGATCATGCATGGGTTAAATGGGGGGTATACCGGATATTTTAACCGCAAGTGCGGTCGTGTAGGCCATCTATTTCAGGGGAGGTATACGGGGATTCTCGTTGAGAAAGACACGTACCTTCTCAAGGTAAGCCGATACGTACACCTCAATCCGGTGAGGGCAAAGGTGGTGAAAAAGCCTGAGCTGTACGAATGGACCAGTTATGGGGGATATATCAGGAGAGGCAGAGAGGTGAAGTGGGTTGAGTATGGGGGGGTCCTGTCGAAATTTGGACGGGATAGAGAGAGGGCACGCAAGAGATACAAGGAATTTGTGGAGGAAGGGTTGAAGGGAAGAGGGGAAAGCCCGTTCACGAACGTTTATGGACAGGTGGTGCTCGGGGGAGAAGAGTTTAAGGGAAAAATCTGGGGATTGCTGAGGGGGCGGTCGCTCAGTGATGACATCGTAGAGCGAAAGAGGTTTAAGGCAAGTCCGCAGGCGGCGGATATAGTCAGAGCCGTTGCCCGGGTGTCTAAGGTGGCAGAGGAAGTGATCAGGCGAAGGGGAAGCCGCGACAACACCGCGAGGAGGGTGGCGATTTATTTAGTGAAGCGATACAGTGGTTTAAGTAATGCGGAAATAGGAAAATTATTCGGGGGGGTTTATTCCAGTGCCGTGAGTAAGGCATCGGCAAGGTTGGAAAGCGAGATGACAGAGGATAAGAACCTATCGAGACTTGTCGAAGTGCTTGATTCACAAGTCAAGGCCTGACACCTTACACCCTTGATTCACAAGTCAAGGCCTACACCTTACACCAATGGTCGGCTTTCCTCCATAAGGTCCCCGTGTACGCATTCAGGTGATCTATTTCAGAACAGATCGGCCCAGCCAAAATTGTACATATGGGCATAACGTCATGTTTTTAAGTCTTTTTCATAATGGAACAGGTACTGCTAATAAGGCGATTAAAGACCGAAAGAGATCGCCACCGATGATGATGAACCAAATTACTATCTTTATTCTCGCGGTGTTTACACTGATTGGAATGCCTATTCGTGCAGTATCAGCACCAGTGGTTGATGTGAAGAAAGATTACTACTGGGTTAGCGGTAGAACTGCACGTGACATAAGAAACGATTTGAATATGAAAACTCCCGTTCGGGAGGATGGAATGAAGTATGATGCGCGTACAGACTGGTTCGTTAAATGGACTTTCTGGTGGAATGAATCTAGTAGCTTGTGCACGATTATAAAGGTAGAAACAAGAGCGGATATCCATTACGTCCTGCCAAAATTGAGAAGGTCAGGATGGATACCAAATTCCCTAAAACAAAAATGGGAAAGCTATATGAAGGCCTTGTTACATCATGAAAATGAACATAAGGATCTGGGGGTAAGAGCTGCTAGAGAAATAGAAAAGGAAATAAGAAATATGGCGGCACGGCGTGCGTGTAAGCAGCTTGAAATAGATGCAAACCGCTTAGGGCATAAA
This Candidatus Methylomirabilota bacterium DNA region includes the following protein-coding sequences:
- a CDS encoding transposase; the encoded protein is MGRPLRIEYPGALYHVTSRGNERKKIFLDDSDRIKFLGMLEDYHERYGILIHSYVLMDNHYHLVIETPHGNLVKIMHGLNGGYTGYFNRKCGRVGHLFQGRYTGILVEKDTYLLKVSRYVHLNPVRAKVVKKPELYEWTSYGGYIRRGREVKWVEYGGVLSKFGRDRERARKRYKEFVEEGLKGRGESPFTNVYGQVVLGGEEFKGKIWGLLRGRSLSDDIVERKRFKASPQAADIVRAVARVSKVAEEVIRRRGSRDNTARRVAIYLVKRYSGLSNAEIGKLFGGVYSSAVSKASARLESEMTEDKNLSRLVEVLDSQVKA
- a CDS encoding DUF922 domain-containing protein — its product is MIYFRTDRPSQNCTYGHNVMFLSLFHNGTGTANKAIKDRKRSPPMMMNQITIFILAVFTLIGMPIRAVSAPVVDVKKDYYWVSGRTARDIRNDLNMKTPVREDGMKYDARTDWFVKWTFWWNESSSLCTIIKVETRADIHYVLPKLRRSGWIPNSLKQKWESYMKALLHHENEHKDLGVRAAREIEKEIRNMAARRACKQLEIDANRLGHKIMKKFNDLEREYDRKTNHGMNDGAVFP